The Tachypleus tridentatus isolate NWPU-2018 chromosome 5, ASM421037v1, whole genome shotgun sequence genome includes a window with the following:
- the LOC143251208 gene encoding POU domain, class 3, transcription factor 4-like yields MLGCFALKRGHLGLFCKYDRLGANVFCTMATNSPDPYAVTSSVASLTSTHASRSSDMQLASSQPGFMRDPAEFKYMPQQHQGPNGHTLGPHTQWVGFSPHGDPGTWPSSMAHHGLHTQDIKPPPHAGVELHSGTLAQYRPSQQVPASYPWHPSSLAASHMTGMVPPGNGSSPPQRPAYGMNGMLSHSASQLQPVMRDSSQHLASDHHHRYHDSIYHRSFDSRSFDNDHAVINDSPPPNSEDLEVFAKQFKQRRIKLGFTQSDVGLALGTLYGNVFSQTTICRFEALQLSFKNMCKLKPLLSKWLEEADSSTGSPTSLDKIASQGRKRKKRTSIEVSVKTVLETHFHRQQKPVAQEIASLADSLQLDKEVVRVWFCNRRQKEKRMTSNTDAAENPLPDNEMTKGGQKNNGNQDILLRHREEGFHNSQVPLATNSPPVLRSPATHSADHSIGQSLTAH; encoded by the coding sequence ATGCTGGGGTGCTTTGCTCTAAAGCGAGGCCACCTTGGCTTGTTTTGTAAGTATGATCGGCTCGGCGCCAATGTCTTCTGTACAATGGCTACCAACTCGCCAGATCCATACGCAGTCACAAGTAGCGTGGCCTCTCTGACGAGCACACACGCTAGTAGGAGTAGCGACATGCAGCTCGCAAGTTCGCAGCCCGGTTTTATGCGCGACCCTGCGGAGTTCAAGTACATGCCGCAGCAGCACCAGGGCCCTAACGGGCACACTCTTGGCCCTCACACCCAGTGGGTCGGCTTTTCTCCTCACGGAGACCCGGGTACGTGGCCGTCCAGCATGGCTCACCACGGTTTACATACACAGGACATTAAACCTCCACCCCACGCTGGAGTTGAACTACACTCGGGCACTCTCGCCCAGTACCGTCCCTCACAGCAGGTGCCAGCGTCCTACCCGTGGCATCCGTCGTCGTTAGCAGCGTCTCATATGACGGGCATGGTGCCTCCGGGTAACGGATCATCCCCCCCGCAACGTCCAGCTTATGGGATGAATGGAATGCTCAGTCACAGTGCTAGCCAGCTTCAGCCGGTCATGAGGGACTCGTCTCAACATCTGGCAAGTGACCATCATCACCGTTATCATGACTCCATATACCATCGCAGTTTCGATTCCAGATCGTTTGATAATGACCATGCCGTGATAAACGACTCGCCACCACCCAATTCAGAAGATCTCGAAGTGTTTGCCAAGCAGTTCAAACAGAGAAGAATAAAGCTCGGCTTTACGCAATCGGACGTCGGCCTGGCTCTGGGGACTCTCTACGGGAACGTATTTAGTCAAACAACCATCTGCAGGTTCGAGGCTCTACAGCTGAGTTTCAAAAACATGTGTAAGCTCAAACCACTGCTGTCTAAATGGCTGGAGGAAGCCGACAGCTCTACTGGTTCTCCGACCTCGCTGGACAAGATCGCTTCTCAGGGTCGCAAGCGAAAGAAGAGAACAAGTATTGAAGTGTCTGTGAAGACAGTGCTGGAAACTCACTTTCACAGACAACAGAAACCAGTGGCTCAGGAGATAGCAAGTCTGGCGGATAGCTTACAATTAGACAAAGAAGTGGTACGAGTCTGGTTTTGTAACCGACGTCAGAAAGAGAAACGTATGACCTCGAACACTGATGCCGCCGAAAACCCTCTACCGGACAACGAAATGACAAAGGGAGGACAGAAAAACAACGGAAACCAAGATATTCTTCTGAGACATAGAGAAGAAGGGTTTCACAACAGTCAAGTCCCACTCGCCACAAACAGTCCCCCCGTGCTACGTTCTCCTGCAACTCATTCTGCTGACCACTCTATAGGTCAGTCCTTAACCGCACACTAA